Proteins encoded in a region of the Tripterygium wilfordii isolate XIE 37 chromosome 21, ASM1340144v1, whole genome shotgun sequence genome:
- the LOC119989360 gene encoding aminodeoxychorismate synthase, chloroplastic yields the protein MATTSNTLCSSCPDLSYTCVNGLRCANVKLLMPKSVVRTGSSTKKEYVQAFYHNARRVIMSSHLMPGHFEGTIIRKKKLKEPNLKVDLVRTLLIDNYDSYTYNIYQELAVINGLPPVVVRNDEWTWKDICHYLYDEDAFDNIVISPGPGSPTCPTDIGICLRLLHECSDIPILGVCLGHQALGYVHGAQIIHAPQPVHGRLSEIEHNGSRLFHGIPSGRNSGFKVVRYHSLVIDADSLPRDITPIAWTSSSDALSFLATQKSDIIPDDYESQFGEKSHLDSTLTKLEKENCWPSCHSEGMQSKRVLMGVKHSTRPHYGVQFHPESVATSYGRQILKNFKEVTADYWSRWRSSLFSKRDAYHAAHMQVPHVKRLSMEDQISGKLMRSADGTLCRDTRSGQLVCNKNEKSSFALFNMPTIPCSSTSVKFLKLKWRKFDQLASKVGGARNIFSELYGDDKAENSFWLDSSSIEKGRARFSFMGGKGGSLWKQVTFTLSDQSDMTSKCGGHLLIKDAQGSSSIIYLEEGFLDFLDKELLSFRYEEKDYEGLPFDFYGGYIGYLGYNLKVECGTAPNRHKSTTPDACFFFADNLVVIDHCSDDVYILSIHDESTTMTSWLDDTEKKLVGIKASTTRKSGKQTSEAASFSPSEAGFQAEKSREQYIKDVKKCLRYINDGKSYELCLTAQMRKTIGEIDSLGLYLHLREKNPAPYAAWLNFSLENLCICCSSPERFLRLDRNGVLEAKPIKGTIARGLTQEKDEQLKLHLQQSEKDQAENLMIVDLLRNDLGRVCEPGTVHVPHLMDVESYATVHTMVSTIRGKKQPSMSAVDCVRAAFPGGSMTGAPKLRSVEILDSLETCSRGIYSGSIGFFSYNQTFDLNIVIRTVVIHEGEASIGAGGAIVALSNPEEEYEEMILKTRAPAKAVTEFLQ from the exons ATGGCAACAACGAGTAACACCTTATGCTCGTCTTGTCCGGATCTTTCTTATACTTGTGTTAATGGCTTACGGTGTGCAAATGTTAAACTACTAATGCCTAAATCTGTTGTGAGGACTGGCTCTTCAACTAAAAAGGAATATGTTCAAGCATTTTATCACAATGCTAGAAGAGTGATAATGTCTAGCCATCTAATGCCGGGACACTTTGAAGGGACCATTATACGAAAGAAAAAGCTCAAGGAACCTAACCTGAAGGTGGATCTGGTGAGGACTCTATTGATTGATAACTATGATAGCTACACCTACAATATCTACCAAGAGTTGGCTGTCATTAATGGGC TGCCTCCTGTAGTGGTAAGGAATGATGAGTGGACGTGGAAGGATATCTGCCATTACTTATATGATGAAGATGCATTTGATAATATAGTTATATCACCTGGACCTGGTTCTCCAACGTGCCCAACTGACATAG GCATATGTCTTCGTTTGCTGCATGAGTGCTCTGATATCCCTATTTTGGGCGTTTGCCTTGGTCACCAG GCTTTAGGTTATGTACATGGTGCTCAAATTATCCATGCGCCTCAGCCTGTACATGGACGCTTAAG TGAAATTGAGCATAATGGTTCCAGACTATTTCATGGCATTCCTTCAGGCAGAAATTCAGGATTCAAG GTAGTCCGGTATCATTCACTTGTTATAGATGCTGATTCTCTCCCAAGGGATATCACACCTATAGCATGGACCTCTTCCTCtgatgcactttcttttctagCAACCCAGAAATCCGATATTATCCCTGATGATTATGAAAGTCAATTTGGGGAAAAATCTCACTTGGACTCTACCTTAACAAAATTAGAAAAGGAAAATTGCTGGCCTTCCTGCCATTCTGAAGGAATGCAAAGTAAAAGAGTTCTCATGGGCGTCAAACATTCTACAAGGCCTCATTATGGGGTGCAG TTTCATCCAGAGAGTGTTGCAACCTCCTATGGGAGACAGATACTTAAAAATTTTAAGGAGGTGACTGCAGATTATTGGTCGAGATGGAGATCATCACTCTTTAGCAAGAGAGATGCTTATCATGCAG CACATATGCAGGTGCCCCATGTGAAACGATTATCCATGGAAGATCAAATATCTGGGAAATTAATGAGGAGTGCTGATGGTACGCTTTGTAGAGATACTCGCAGTGGGCAATTAGTCTGTAACAAAAATGAGAAGAGTAGTTTTGCGTTGTTCAATATGCCTACAATACCCTGTTCTAGCACGAGTGTTAAATTTCTAAAGTTGAAGTGGAGGAAATTTGATCAATTGGCTAGTAAAGTGGGTGGAGCGAGAAATATATTTTCTGAACTCTATGGAGATGACAAGGCTGAAAATAGCTTTTGGCTGGACAGTTCATCAATCGAAAAG GGGAGAGCACGCTTTTCATTTATGGGCGGCAAAGGCGGATCACTTTGGAAGCAAGTGACATTTACATTGTCGGATCAAAG TGATATGACTTCTAAATGTGGCGGGCATCTGTTAATCAAGGATGCTCAAGGCTCTTCGAGTATAATATATTTAGAAGAaggttttcttgattttttggaCAAG GAGCTGCTCTCATTCCGTTATGAAGAAAAAGATTATGAAGGACTACCATTTGACTTTTACGGTGGATATATTGGTTACCTTGG ATATAACCTTAAAGTTGAATGCGGAACAGCACCGAACCGCCACAAGTCCACGACTCCAGATGCTTGCTTTTTCTTTGCCGATAATCTTGTAGTTATTGATCATTGCAGTGATGATGTGTATATATTGTCCATACACGATGAAAGCACAACCATGACGTCTTGGTTGGATGACACAGAAAAGAAGCTTGTTGGCATAAAAGCTTCCACAACAAGAAAATCAGGAAAGCAGACATCAGAGGCCGCGAGTTTTTCTCCATCTGAAGCAGGCTTCCAAGCAGAGAAGAGCAGGGAGCAATACATAAAGGATGTCAAGAAATGTCTGAGATACATTAATGATGGAAAAAGTTATGAACTGTGTCTTACAGCTCAAATGAGAAAGACAATCGGGGAGATAGACTCCTTAGGACTTTACCTTCACCTTAGAGAGAAAAATCCAGCACCATATGCTGCCTGGCTGAACTTCTCTTTGGAAAACCTGTGCATTTGTTGCTCTTCTCCTGAAAGGTTTTTGCGATTGGATAGAAATGGTGTACTAGAAGCGAAGCCCATCAAGGGTACCATAGCTCGTGGGTTAACACAGGAGAAAGACGAACAACTCAAACTGCATCTGCAGCAAAG TGAAAAGGATCAGGCTGAGAATCTAATGATTGTTGATCTACTAAGGAATGACCTTGGTCGTGTCTGTGAGCCTGGCACTGTGCATGTGCCCCATCTTATGGATGTGGAGTCATATGCAACTGTTCATACCATGGTGAGTACAATTCGAGGGAAGAAGCAACCAAGTATGAGTGCTGTTGATTGTGTCAGAGCCGCTTTCCCTGGCGGTTCAATGACTGGTGCCCCAAAGTTGAGATCAGTGGAAATTCTCGATTCCCTCGAAACGTGCTCTCGAGGTATATATTCAGGCTCCATCGGCTTTTTCTCATACAACCAGACATTTGATCTAAACATTGTTATAAGAACAGTAGTTATACACGAGGGTGAAGCTTCGATAGGAGCAGGTGGAGCAATCGTAGCTCTATCAAATCCTGAAGAAGAGTATGAAGAAATGATCTTAAAAACTCGAGCTCCAGCAAAGGCTGTTACTGAATTTCTGCAGTAA
- the LOC119989034 gene encoding uncharacterized protein LOC119989034 — protein MEVLQLISSDQIHQHDLNFREKEAIHLNGGEEILCCACSKSLLDTSFYCCGECFFFLHETCAKLPPMIKHPSHRKHPLILHPKSPYKTNQGYCDMCGLHILNFSYHCSDCKFDLDIDCAMLPRCFIQPESHKHHFTKWCRSDPFTCDFCGTYSDRSGFPSENLLPWNCTNCHVVVHSKCMSLPFTIHVPQHDHPLIHNYFIPESQSIALICGICDREVKREFGCYSCQNCSCLVHANCAMDNVSKVGQKFWAEEIETIEDHLLEQEIEHFSHPRHKLLLVAHHEDDHEIKTKCDGCMSLISCPFYKCLECDFSLHVTCSKLPKQISHPLHEQHPLTLVRSNENLVFQCWACWNWFHGFAYHCRTCMKSFTIDVRCALVNPFEFYHDSHKHPLSVFTQGNNHSQCTSCSKDHLMYKLLRCKEQCPFALDYGCATLPRTVKYEYDDHSLVLSYHGDGNSNLHDDSNGYPYCDICEKYRDPNIWFYGCPNYSECPIYLHPECAHGDYPYVKLGSSMKGTYLHEHKALFHPK, from the coding sequence ATGGAGGTGCTTCAATTGATATCTTCAGATCAAATCCACCAACACGATCTCAACTTCCGTGAAAAGGAAGCCATACACCTAAACGGGGGTGAAGAAATTCTATGTTGTGCCTGCTCGAAATCGCTGCTGGATACTAGCTTCTACTGCTGTGGTgagtgttttttctttcttcatgagACTTGTGCAAAGTTACCCCCTATGATTAAACACCCCTCACATCGTAAACACCCTCTGATTCTTCATCCGAAGTCACCATACAAAACTAATCAAGGCTACTGTGATATGTGTGGGCTACATATTCTCAACTTCTCTTACCATTGCTCTGATTGCAAATTTGACCTTGATATCGATTGTGCTATGCTTCCGCGGTGCTTCATTCAACCAGAAAGTCACAAGCATCATTTCACTAAGTGGTGTAGGTCTGATCCATTTACATGTGATTTCTGTGGCACATATAGTGATCGGTCTGGATTCCCATCGGAAAATTTGCTCCCTTGGAACTGCACTAATTGCCATGTTGTAGTTCATAGTAAATGTATGTCATTGCCATTCACAATCCATGTACCACAACATGATCACCCCCTCATCCACAATTATTTCATTCCTGAAAGTCAATCTATTGCTTTAATCTGTGGAATTTGTGATAGGGAAGTGAAGAGAGAATTTGGATGTTATTCTTGCCAAAATTGTTCTTGTCTTGTCCATGCCAACTGTGCAATGGACAATGTATCAAAAGTGGGACAAAAGTTCTGGGCAGAAGAAATTGAGACAATAGAGGATCATTTACTTGAACAAGAGATTGAGCATTTTAGTCATCCTCGTCATAAATTACTTTTGGTGGCGCATCATGAGGATGATCATGAGATCAAGACAAAATGTGATGGTTGCATGAGTCTCATCTCTTGTCCCTTTTACAAGTGTCTAGAATGTGATTTTTCTCTCCACGTCACATGTTCCAAATTGCCTAAACAAATCAGTCACCCACTTCACGAACAACACCCCCTAACCCTTGTCCGAAGTAATGAGAATTTGGTTTTCCAGTGTTGGGCTTGTTGGAATTGGTTTCATGGCTTCGCCTATCATTGCCGAACTTGCATGAAATCTTTCACAATCGATGTCCGATGTGCTTTAGTCAATCCTTTTGAATTCTACCATGACAGTCATAAGCACCCTCTTAGTGTGTTTACCCAAGGCAATAACCATTCACAATGTACTTCTTGCAGCAAGGATCACCTCATGTATAAGCTCCTCCGATGCAAAGAACAATGTCCTTTTGCATTGGATTATGGATGCGCCACACTACCACGTACTGTCAAGTATGAGTACGATGACCATTCTCTTGTCCTCTCATACCATGGAGATGGTAATTCTAATCTCCATGATGATTCAAATGGGTATCCTTATTGTGATATTTGTGAAAAATATAGAGATCCTAATATTTGGTTTTACGGTTGTCCTAATTATTCTGAGTGTCCGATTTATCTTCATCCCGAATGTGCTCATGGTGACTACCCCTACGTCAAGCTAGGAAGCAGTATGAAGGGTACCTATTTGCACGAACACAAGGCTCTTTTTCATCCTAAGTAA
- the LOC119988170 gene encoding rhomboid-like protein 19, which yields MSSPALSGGASLFTGFTRLCKGLAVVLIGGHVVVQILPSALTYLALIPARTIPFAWNLITAGYIEQSVYGVVVSSIGLLLTGKLLEPVWGSKEFLKFIFVVNFLTSLCVFVTAIALYYITRQENYLYMPLSGFHGVLSGFLVGIKQIVPDQELSILRIKAKWLPSIMLLISIAISFFTAESATYLPTLVFGTYMGWIYLRYLQSKPETKLRGDPSDDFSFSSFFPEFLRPVIDPIASIFHRLLCRRSETFTDAHGYTLGGAPLPGSDPIEASRRRERGARALEERLAAERLAAARDEEESQRDATENV from the exons ATGAGTTCTCCGGCTCTCTCAGGA GGCGCGAGCTTGTTCACGGGATTTACGAGGCTATGCAAGGGCCTGGCTGTGGTACTCATCGGTGGCCATGTCGTAGTTCAGATTTTGCCTTCGGCTCTAACTTATCTTGCTCTTATTCCTGCTAG GACAATTCCTTTTGCATGGAACCTTATAACCGCTGGTTACATTGAACAATCAGTATATGGG GTTGTTGTCAGCTCAATTGGTCTACTTCTCACAGGGAAGCTGCTTGAACCTGTATGGGGGTCTAAGGAATTCTTAAAGTTCATTTTTGTGGTCAACTTCCTGACTTCCCTCTGTGTTTTTGTTACCGCTATTGCCTTGTATTACATAACAAGGCAGGAAAATTACCT TTATATGCCGCTTTCCGGCTTCCATGGCGTCTTATCAGGGTTCTTGGTTGGCATCAAGCAAATTGTGCCAGACCAGGAGCTGTCAATATTAAGAATAAAGGCAAAG TGGTTACCATCAATCATGCTATTGATTTCCATTGCCATAAGCTTCTTTACAGCAGAATCGGCAACTTATCTGCCGACCTTAGTATTTGGTACTTATATGGGCTGGATTTATCTCAGATACCTGCAAAGTAAACCTGAAACAAAACTTAGGGGTGATCCAAGTGAcgatttttccttttcttctttcttccctGAATTCCTTAG ACCTGTCATTGATCCGATTGCATCGATATTTCATCGCCTACTCTGTAGAAGATCAGAAACTTTTACTGATGCCCATGGCTATACATTGGGAGGTGCTCCATTGCCTGGTTCTGACCCCATCGAGGCATCTAGGAGGAG AGAAAGAGGCGCAAGAGCTCTGGAGGAAAGACTGGCAGCTGAGAGGTTGGCTGCTGCACGGGATGAAGAAGAGTCGCAAAGAGATGCCACAGAAAATGTTTAA